The following are encoded in a window of Mycobacterium decipiens genomic DNA:
- a CDS encoding ketosteroid isomerase family protein yields the protein MTQRAQAPALTASQSSWRCVQAHDREGWLALMADDVVIEDPIGKSVTNPDGKGVRGKEAVGAFFDANIAANQLTISCEETFPSSSPDEIAHILVLHSKFEGGFTSTVRGVFTYRVNEAGLITNMRGFWNLDMMTFGKQE from the coding sequence ATGACCCAAAGGGCCCAAGCCCCGGCACTGACCGCGTCGCAGTCGTCGTGGCGGTGCGTGCAAGCCCACGACCGGGAGGGCTGGCTGGCGCTGATGGCCGACGACGTCGTCATCGAAGACCCGATCGGAAAATCCGTCACCAATCCCGACGGCAAAGGTGTGCGGGGCAAGGAGGCCGTCGGCGCCTTTTTCGATGCCAACATCGCGGCCAATCAGTTGACGATCAGCTGCGAGGAGACCTTCCCGTCCAGCTCGCCGGACGAGATCGCTCATATCCTGGTGCTGCACAGCAAGTTTGAGGGTGGATTCACCAGCACGGTTCGCGGCGTGTTCACGTATCGCGTGAACGAGGCCGGGCTGATCACCAACATGCGCGGGTTTTGGAACCTCGACATGATGACGTTCGGTAAGCAGGAGTGA
- a CDS encoding HIT family protein, which produces MLVGAATAGTAISTSYAQRVSIFTKIINRELPGRFVYEDDDVVAFLTIEPMTQGHTLVVPRAEIDHWQNADPAVFGRVMSVSQLIGKAVCRAFRTERAGMIIAGLEVPHLHIHVFPTRSLSDFGFANVDRNPSPESLDEAQAKIKAALAQLA; this is translated from the coding sequence ATGCTGGTGGGGGCAGCCACAGCGGGCACGGCGATTTCGACGTCATATGCTCAACGCGTGTCGATCTTCACCAAGATCATCAACCGCGAACTACCCGGGCGCTTCGTCTACGAGGATGACGACGTCGTCGCATTCCTGACGATTGAGCCGATGACCCAGGGCCACACCCTGGTGGTGCCGCGCGCCGAAATCGATCACTGGCAAAACGCGGATCCGGCGGTATTTGGCCGCGTCATGTCGGTGAGCCAGCTGATCGGCAAGGCGGTGTGCCGGGCATTCCGAACCGAACGGGCCGGGATGATCATTGCCGGGCTGGAAGTGCCCCACCTGCACATCCACGTGTTTCCCACCCGCAGCCTGAGCGATTTCGGCTTTGCCAACGTCGACCGCAACCCGTCGCCGGAATCGCTGGACGAAGCGCAAGCCAAGATCAAGGCGGCCCTGGCGCAACTGGCGTGA
- a CDS encoding sensor histidine kinase, whose translation MARPRRGRLPLRVRLVAATLILVASGLAVSGVAVTSMLQHRLIGRIDKILLEEANIWVQTTLPLPPDPYPGHNPDRPPSRFYVRVISPDGQSYTAVNDGNAEPAMPANYDVGPKPTTLPSVAGNNILWRAVTVRGSNGGMTTVAIDLVDIQKTVRSLVLLQVGIGGALLVVLGIAGYVTVRGSLRPLTEVEQTAAAIAAGQLDRRVPQWHPRTEVGRLSLALNGMLAQIQRAVASSESSAEKARDSEDRMRQFITDASHELRTPLTTIRGFAELYRQGAARDVGMLLSRIESEASRMGLLVDDLLLLARLDAHRPMELRRVDLLGLASDAAHDARAMDPKRTIALEVVDGPGTPEVLGDEPRLRQVLRNLVANALQHTPESAAVTVRVGTEGDDAILEVADDGPGMSQQDALRVFERFYRADSSRARASGGTGLGLSIVNSLVAAHGGVVTVTTALGEGCCFRVSLPRVSDVGQLSLTPVAPGPP comes from the coding sequence ATGGCGAGACCTCGTCGAGGACGGTTGCCCCTGCGGGTGCGCCTGGTCGCGGCCACCCTGATTCTGGTGGCAAGTGGACTAGCCGTCTCGGGGGTCGCGGTCACCTCGATGCTGCAGCACCGGCTGATCGGCCGCATCGACAAGATTCTGCTCGAGGAAGCCAACATCTGGGTGCAGACCACGCTGCCGCTGCCGCCGGACCCCTACCCGGGTCACAACCCCGACCGGCCGCCATCGAGGTTCTACGTGCGGGTCATCAGCCCCGACGGCCAATCGTATACGGCCGTCAATGATGGCAACGCCGAACCCGCGATGCCCGCCAACTACGACGTCGGCCCGAAACCGACGACGCTGCCATCGGTCGCCGGAAACAATATCCTTTGGCGCGCCGTCACGGTGCGCGGATCCAATGGCGGCATGACCACCGTCGCTATCGATCTGGTCGACATCCAGAAAACGGTCCGGTCCCTGGTGTTGTTACAGGTCGGCATCGGGGGTGCGCTGTTGGTGGTCCTCGGGATCGCCGGCTACGTGACGGTGCGCGGCAGCCTGCGCCCCCTGACCGAAGTCGAGCAGACCGCCGCTGCGATCGCCGCCGGGCAGCTGGATCGCCGGGTCCCGCAATGGCATCCGCGAACAGAGGTCGGCCGGCTTTCGTTGGCGCTCAACGGAATGCTCGCGCAGATTCAGCGGGCGGTGGCCTCCTCGGAATCCTCCGCCGAAAAGGCCCGTGATTCAGAGGACCGGATGCGACAGTTCATCACCGACGCCAGCCACGAACTTCGTACCCCGCTGACCACCATCCGCGGCTTCGCGGAGCTGTATCGCCAAGGCGCCGCCCGCGACGTGGGCATGCTGCTGTCGCGGATTGAGAGCGAAGCGAGCCGGATGGGCCTGTTGGTTGACGATTTGTTGCTGCTGGCCCGGCTGGATGCGCATCGGCCGATGGAACTGCGCCGCGTGGACCTGCTGGGGCTGGCCAGTGATGCCGCGCACGATGCGCGGGCGATGGACCCCAAACGCACGATCGCCCTGGAAGTCGTTGACGGCCCCGGCACTCCGGAGGTGCTCGGCGACGAACCGCGGCTTCGGCAGGTGCTGCGCAATCTCGTTGCCAATGCCTTACAGCACACTCCGGAAAGCGCCGCCGTCACCGTGCGAGTCGGCACCGAGGGCGACGACGCCATCCTTGAGGTCGCCGACGACGGTCCGGGCATGAGTCAGCAGGATGCGCTGCGGGTATTCGAGCGGTTCTATCGCGCCGACTCGTCGCGGGCGCGAGCCAGCGGCGGGACCGGACTGGGGCTGTCGATCGTCAACTCATTGGTTGCGGCCCACGGCGGCGTTGTCACAGTGACGACCGCGCTCGGGGAGGGTTGCTGCTTTCGCGTCTCGTTGCCGCGGGTCAGCGATGTGGGGCAGCTGAGCCTCACGCCAGTTGCGCCAGGGCCGCCTTGA
- the phoP gene encoding two-component system response regulator PhoP → MTAGTPGENTTPEARVLVVDDEANIVELLSVSLKFQGFEVCTATNGAQALDRAREARPDAVILDVMMPGMDGFGVLRRLRADGIDAPALFLTARDSLQDKIAGLTLGGDDYVTKPFSLEEVVARLRVILRRAGKGHKEPRNARLTFADIELDEETHEVWKAGQPVSLSPTEFTLLRYFVINAGTVLSKPKILDHVWRYDFGGDVNVVESYVSYLRRKIDTGEKRLLHTLRGVGYVLREPR, encoded by the coding sequence ATGACAGCGGGAACCCCGGGCGAAAACACCACACCGGAGGCTCGTGTCCTCGTGGTCGACGACGAGGCCAACATCGTCGAACTGCTCTCAGTGAGCCTCAAGTTCCAAGGTTTCGAGGTCTGTACCGCGACCAACGGGGCACAGGCGTTGGATCGGGCCCGCGAGGCCCGACCGGACGCGGTGATCCTCGACGTGATGATGCCGGGGATGGACGGCTTCGGGGTGCTGCGCCGGCTGCGGGCCGACGGCATTGATGCCCCGGCGTTGTTCCTGACGGCTCGCGACTCGCTGCAGGACAAGATCGCGGGTCTGACCCTGGGCGGCGACGACTATGTGACGAAGCCCTTCAGCTTGGAGGAGGTCGTCGCCAGGCTGCGGGTCATCCTGCGACGCGCGGGCAAGGGCCACAAGGAGCCCCGCAATGCTCGCCTGACGTTCGCCGATATCGAGCTCGACGAGGAGACCCACGAGGTATGGAAGGCGGGCCAGCCGGTGTCGTTGTCGCCCACCGAATTCACCTTGCTGCGTTACTTCGTGATCAATGCGGGCACCGTGCTGAGCAAGCCGAAGATCCTCGACCACGTCTGGCGCTACGACTTCGGCGGCGACGTCAACGTCGTCGAGTCCTATGTGTCGTATCTGCGCCGCAAGATCGACACCGGGGAAAAGCGGCTGCTGCACACCTTGCGCGGGGTGGGCTATGTGTTGCGGGAGCCTCGATGA
- a CDS encoding 3-oxoacyl-[acyl-carrier-protein] synthase III C-terminal domain-containing protein has translation MLLDGIFLNSVGTFLPPRVPFETIKPHLKDEAKETQVDIESVCVSDKSSYVMGGLAAKQALERSTHRNETLSPIVYAEPVCLEHLTPVCYIQRILKQEDSLAFDLDAASDSGLTGIDVVARLLSSGTCANAGLVCAASRILLVDRYQNGAVLGDGAAAVILSKKEGFARLISSNRTSFTDFEFLMRNKGSLEKFEFKHGLDEVGYGPYVGTLSRIVQAAIAATLADAKISVDDISHFCPPAVYRLSLEETFLGSSGIPFEKTCWSELRKNGHVGACDQMLGLAYLIDTGQLRSGQFVMLIGGGAGWRFTCLLIQVV, from the coding sequence ATGCTGTTGGATGGCATTTTTCTAAATTCGGTGGGGACATTCCTCCCTCCCCGGGTACCATTTGAAACCATCAAGCCGCATCTGAAGGACGAAGCTAAAGAGACGCAGGTAGACATCGAAAGTGTCTGCGTATCGGATAAATCCTCCTATGTCATGGGCGGATTGGCGGCTAAACAAGCGTTGGAAAGATCTACCCACCGCAATGAAACGCTATCTCCAATCGTGTACGCCGAGCCGGTCTGTCTGGAGCATTTGACACCCGTATGTTACATCCAGCGCATCCTAAAGCAGGAAGATTCACTCGCGTTCGACTTGGATGCCGCGAGCGATAGTGGACTTACGGGAATCGACGTCGTCGCTAGATTGCTGTCAAGCGGAACGTGCGCAAACGCAGGTCTCGTATGCGCGGCTTCGCGCATTCTTCTCGTAGATCGTTACCAAAATGGCGCCGTTTTGGGCGATGGCGCGGCGGCCGTGATCCTTTCAAAGAAAGAAGGGTTCGCGCGGCTGATCTCCAGCAATAGAACTTCATTCACCGATTTCGAATTTCTGATGCGAAATAAAGGATCGCTAGAGAAGTTCGAATTTAAGCATGGACTAGATGAAGTTGGATACGGTCCATATGTTGGGACGCTGTCGCGTATTGTGCAAGCCGCTATCGCCGCAACTTTGGCCGATGCGAAAATTTCGGTTGATGATATTTCGCACTTCTGCCCTCCAGCGGTTTACCGACTTTCACTCGAAGAGACTTTCCTCGGTTCCAGTGGTATCCCCTTCGAGAAGACTTGCTGGTCGGAGTTGCGGAAGAACGGGCACGTCGGTGCTTGTGACCAAATGCTCGGTCTAGCTTACCTAATCGACACTGGCCAGCTGAGGTCGGGGCAGTTTGTGATGTTGATTGGCGGTGGAGCGGGATGGCGATTCACTTGTTTGCTGATTCAAGTGGTGTGA